One window from the genome of Blastopirellula retiformator encodes:
- a CDS encoding alpha/beta hydrolase-fold protein: MFVKELIPFIDKTYRTIANRDGRGLEGFSQGGRGTTRIMFKRPDLFCSTAPGRSGYSNEMKVKEQEGRENRNLVFAKGDNTWDLAQEYAETKNPPLRIQLHVGTKGFNYEHNLQFMKYRESLEIPFERIIVEGAPHSAAKIDDKRGLEIVQFHADNVRRSGALPAQ, translated from the coding sequence GTGTTCGTCAAGGAACTGATCCCTTTCATCGACAAGACGTATCGCACCATCGCCAATCGCGACGGACGCGGGCTCGAAGGGTTCTCGCAAGGTGGCCGCGGTACGACGCGGATCATGTTCAAGCGCCCTGACCTGTTTTGTTCGACAGCGCCAGGACGTTCTGGGTACTCCAACGAAATGAAGGTGAAAGAGCAAGAAGGCCGCGAGAACAGGAATCTGGTCTTCGCCAAAGGAGACAACACCTGGGACTTGGCCCAAGAATACGCCGAGACGAAAAACCCGCCGCTGCGGATTCAATTGCATGTCGGCACAAAAGGGTTCAACTACGAGCACAACTTGCAGTTCATGAAGTATCGGGAGTCGCTCGAGATTCCGTTCGAGCGCATCATCGTCGAAGGCGCCCCGCATAGCGCCGCCAAGATCGACGACAAACGAGGGCTAGAGATCGTTCAGTTTCACGCCGACAACGTCCGCCGCTCCGGCGCTTTGCCGGCGCAATGA